A region of Takifugu flavidus isolate HTHZ2018 chromosome 2, ASM371156v2, whole genome shotgun sequence DNA encodes the following proteins:
- the LOC130514309 gene encoding AP-1 complex subunit sigma-2-like, giving the protein MQFMLLFSRQGKLRLQKWYVPLSDKERKKISRDLVQTILARKPKMCSFLEWRDLKIVYKRYASLYFCCAVEDQDNELITLEIIHRYVELLDKYFGSVCELDIIFNFEKAYFILDEFLLGGEPQETSKKNVLKAIEQADLLQEEAEAPRSVLEEIGLT; this is encoded by the exons ATGCAGTTCATGCTGTTGTTCAGCCGCCAGGGAAAGCTGCGGTTGCAGAAATGGTATGTGCCTCTGTCGGACAAGGAAAGGAAGAAGATATCCAGAGACCTGGTCCAAACCATACTGGCAAGAAAGCCCAAGATGTGCAGCTTCCTGGAATGGAGGGACCTCAAAATTGTGTACAAGAG atACGCCAGCCTTTATTTCTGCTGTGCTGTAGAGGACCAGGATAATGAACTGATCACTCTGGAGATCATCCACAGATACGTAGAGCTGCTGGACAAATATTTTGGAAGT GTGTGTGAGTTGGATATTATCTTCAACTTCGAGAAAGCCTATTTTATTCTGGATGAGTTCCTGCTGGGTGGAGAACCCCAGGAGACCTCCAAGAAGAATGTGCTGAAGGCCATAGAGCAGGCcgacctgctgcaggag GAGGCTGAAGCACCGCGGAGTGTTTTAGAAGAAATCGGCCTGACATAA